GTTTTGGTGCTCGCCACGATGCAGATATGATCATCGTTGCAGGCGTACGTTTTATGGGTGAAACCGCTAAAATTTTAACGCCAAACAAAACCGTTGTTATGCCAACGCTAGAAGCAACCTGTTCGTTAGATATTGGTTGCCCGATTGATGAGTTTTCAGCGTTTTGCGATCAGCACCCTGATCGTAAAGTGGTGGTGTATGCAAACACCTCTACAGCGGTTAAAGCCCGTGCAGATTGGATTGTAACCTCATCGTGCGCACTTGAAATAGTAGAGCACTTAGATGAACAAGGTGAAAAAATTATTTGGGGCCCAGATAAACACCTTGGTAGCTACATTCAAAAAAATACCGGCGCCGATATGATCATGTGGAACGGTGCATGTATCGTACACGATGAATTTAAAACAAAAGCGCTTAAAGATATGAAAGCCCTGCACCCAGACGCAGGTGTATTGGTTCACCCAGAGTCGCCTGCTGAAATAGTGGCACTGGCAGATGCGGTTGGCTCAACAAGCCAGCTAATTAAAGCTGCGCAAACAATGGATAACGATAAGTTTATTGTAGCGACAGACCGCGGTATTTTTTACAAAATGCAGCAGCTATGCCCAGAAAAGGAGTTTTTTGCAGCCCCAACTGCTGGTGAAGGCGCGTCTTGTAAAAGTTGTGCACACT
The genomic region above belongs to Pseudoalteromonas sp. MM1 and contains:
- the nadA gene encoding quinolinate synthase NadA; its protein translation is MSLAQTIMPEGYIFPPKPAPLTKDEQGEYKARIKQLLQDKNAVLVAHYYTDPEIQALAEETGGCVADSLEMARFGARHDADMIIVAGVRFMGETAKILTPNKTVVMPTLEATCSLDIGCPIDEFSAFCDQHPDRKVVVYANTSTAVKARADWIVTSSCALEIVEHLDEQGEKIIWGPDKHLGSYIQKNTGADMIMWNGACIVHDEFKTKALKDMKALHPDAGVLVHPESPAEIVALADAVGSTSQLIKAAQTMDNDKFIVATDRGIFYKMQQLCPEKEFFAAPTAGEGASCKSCAHCPWMAMNGLKAIEEALVDPQGKEVFVDMDLREGALKSLNRMLDFTANMAK